The Zootoca vivipara chromosome 16, rZooViv1.1, whole genome shotgun sequence genome has a segment encoding these proteins:
- the TMEM52B gene encoding transmembrane protein 52B → MGKASRVVAISALTCLSRIPQVTPQESCSGTDHCFSQNWVHLWYIWLVVVMVGLLLLCGLVSVCVRYCCLHCHPAGEDANSQPYEVTVIAFDHDSTLQSTVTSFHSVFGPAARRTLAVAHSHSVLPAIHYPAGMETPPIYEEAVHMSRFRVARSGEPAPEPQPEEKQSVDAEKGQQSDQP, encoded by the exons ATGGGGAAGGCGAGCCGAGTTGTGGCCATCTCTGCTCTGACATGTCTGTCTCGG ATTCCTCAGGTGACGCCGCAGGAGAGCTGTTCAGGCACTGACCA CTGCTTTAGCCAAAACTGGGTCCATCTCTGGTACATCT GGCTTGTGGTTGTGATGgttgggctcctcctcctctgcggCCTCGTCTCTGTCTGTGTGAGGTACTGCTGTCTTCACTGCCACCCAGCCGGGGAAGACGCCAATTCCCAGCCCTATGAGGTCACAGTCATCGCATTTGATCATGACAGCACCCTTCAAAGCACCGTCACTT CCTTCCACTCGGTGTTTGGTCCAGCCGCTAGAAGAACGCTTGCAGTAGCTCATTCCCACAGCGTTCTCCCAGCGATACATTACCCTGCTGGGATGGAGACACCCCCCATTTACGAGGAGGCTGTGCACATGAGTAGATTCAGAGTGGCTAGAAGTGGAGAACCAGCCCCAGAGCCACAGCCGGAGGAGAAACAGTCGGTGGATGCCGAGAAAGGACAACAATCAGATCAACCATAA